Genomic window (Psilocybe cubensis strain MGC-MH-2018 chromosome 1, whole genome shotgun sequence):
CTCGATGCATCCTGCATTTTATACCATCCTCGCATTTGCTTTCAACTATCAATTTACATGTCCAGTCTAGTATAATGGACAGTACTTTTGTTTGGTCCGATTGGGGTCCagagaagacgaggatgCTATTTCCCAACGTGAACCCTTCTGAGATTTGGGTATGCTATGTATCTGGGACCAATTTCGTGATATCGGAACCGGTATCGGAAGGACAGCCTGGCTATTCGGTGCGCCTATATGACTTCAACCGATTAGCGCTGGAGAAAGACGCCAAGGCGAGTCATTCCGATACAGAAGCGCCCAAAGGCATCAATCTATCACCGACTGTCATGGAAAAGAACAATCCATTTGAAGACGAAATAACAACAAGTCTTCCGTTCAGAACGCAAACGCTTGTCCTGGAAGATGCTCACACGCACTGCACAGCGTTGTGCAGTGAGGATAATATCATTGTAGTTGACGTGAGTCTGCCAGATGATCAAAAATGACTCGGTACTGACTGCGGGGTGGTTCCTACATGCACAGCCAGAGTGCAGAGAATACCGGATATTAGTGTTCTAAGAGGGATTTTCTGACATGAGACGAAAGGGGGCAAACCGCATGTGAAAGATGGGGAAAGGTAGATGCGGGATTTGTGATATCGACCCAATAGCCTATAAGTCGCAGATGTAGAGAAATGAATTGTCAGATGAGCAAAACATGAGGTTGGAGCGTCTGGGCGGACAAGAAGCAGGTTGGAACCAATAGCGATTAATTCGGTAGGAAGCAAGACTGGCTGGATGAGAGAGGCAGCAGATCGGATGTGATCGGTAGTATAtattatcttatcagataaaACAAATAAGAAATGCTCAATTCTCTGCTCTGCCTCTGTCCGTCCTCCCATAAAACTGCCCACTTCCTCCATGTTCCCCCATCTCTCTCCATGATTCCCCACAGTACTCCGCCTTCGTCGTGCGTCGCCAGCGCCCTCAGAGCTCGTCGCCCTCACACCTTTAGGGCCTTTTATGCTGCATGTCCCTTTCTCTCCTTCCTCGCCCTCATTGACTCATCTTTTTACCCCTAGACTGTCCGTGGCTCCAGGTCTGCACCGTCAGAGCCCCATGACGATCTACCCAGGGCAGAGAATGTAACGTGTAATCTTGTCTGCTCATTTCGCTTGTTGACATCCTTTCCAGgattttatcttatcaatatTGCGCACAAACCCATCCCTGAGAGATGCTCGATCATACCTTGCATCGTTTGGTCTCCGTCCTCAGTCTCAACCAACTCCTTCTTCAGCGACAAAAGTATCTTCGCATAATACACCAGTAGATCCATCTGTATCTACATCTCCCTCAGTTGCACCCCTTCTGGACAGTCCTACCCCGAGCCCAGTCATCGCTTCGATCCTCAATCCCGTCTATCGGCGTACGGCCCTCGTGAAAATCCAAGGCCCTTTCTCAGACAAGCAGCTGGACAGTATATGTCGTGGTCTGGTCTACCTAGAAAAGCTCGGCCTTGTCAGTGTTATTGTTGTCGAAAACGAGGAACGACCACGAGGCGATCAGGACGAACGGTCGTCCATAATCGATGACACCATGCGCATTGTTACCAACCTCGAAAGCCAAGGCTCCCGTGCACGGCCAGTCGTAGGCGCAGTTGTTAGGCTTGGTCCCAAACCAGAAGACGCCTCGGAAATCGACTTGGACCCTCCAGAAACGCATACTATACCTTCCGACCTCATACCGATCCGTTCTGCTCTCAGTGCTGGTGAAATTCCGGTTATCGCACCCTTTGCTCTTGATTCTTTCTGTCGCTCTGTTCGTGTCGACGCAAATGATGTCATTGCGGGCCTAGCTCGTGGAATGGTGGAGGCCAGCAATCTCTCCAATAGTTCGCCTATTGAGGATGGCCAGGTCAAATTCTCTGGCGAGGTGGACCTAACACCACTGCGCCTCATGATCATCGACAGAAACGGCGGCGTACCATCCTACGCACGCTCAGGATACCCTCACCTACTCATCAACCTCACCTCGGAGTACCAACATATTCATGATACTTTCAACGATCAGTGGCTCCATATGAACCCATCTGCTCTTTCAAATCTTTCTCTAGCCCGTCAATGTCTTAATTACATGCCAGCTTCATCCTCTGCCATCATGGTGTCTCATAAATCACCTAGTTCACTGATCGGTAACCTTATTACGAACAAGCCAGCCGTCAGCTCAAGTCTCCCTCATGCTCTTCTGCAGGGAAATCGAAAATTGACACCTCACACACCCACCCTTTTGAGGCGTGGTGTTCCGATTCAGGTTCTCCGCACACTAAAAGACCTCGACAAGGCGAAGATGACTACACTATTAGAACAATCTTTCGGCCGTAAGCTGGATCAGAAGGCTTTCTACGGTCGATTAGAGAAGGCCCTAGATTTTGTCATCGTAGCTGGAGATTATGTTGGTGCTGCGATTGTAACAAACGAACCATCTCTTAACGGCTTGAAACCGATATCATACCTCGACAAATTTGCTGTCCTCCCAAGCCATCAAGGAGATGGTACTGTGGACTTCCTATGGGTCGCTTTGCACGATGAGTCATATGGACTTGGACATCCCTTCTCCGCCAATCCTAACGGAGGAAAGGGCGGTATCGGAGAGGGTCGAGACCTTGTTTGGCGGAGTCGATCCAACAATCCCGTCAACAAGTGGTATTTTGAACGCAGTAGCGGTCATGTACGCATGGGTGAATGGGTTTTATTTTGGTGTGACGCTGAGAAAAGGCTCAAGATCGAAGAGGGACGTCGGGGAAGTGCCGGTTTGTCATATGTGGAAGACTGGGAAGAGGGTAGGCTCTCGGACTGGGGCGCTGTTGTTTTGAAAATACCTTCTAGTTGGAAGTAAAAATTTTCGGAATGTTTGCATATTTTAGATGATCGAAATGATCTATCATTTTTATTGTAATATCTAGCTAGCAAGGCAACATATTCTGGCCTCGCTTTTTTGCTTTAACTTCCAGATTTGTACGGTATGTAGTTCCTCGAAGTGAGTAGAACCCTGATCCCTAAGTAATATTACTTATTATTGCTACAAGCTTTCAATTAAGAGAAGTTCATCGTTCGTTTGGTCAGAAGAAACCATCCATAAGCTTTCTAGACGCTTCGACACCGAGCTAACAACGGCAGGTCAGATTAAAGGGCGTCATTATCGCGAGGGGAAACTCACAAAAGTAGCAGCATTTGCAGGGAAAGCCTAGGGGTTATAAAATATTAGCGACCGAAAGAAACAACAGGATCACGAATGAACACTTACTCGAGCCATGGCTGGTCCGAACCCTTTCCAGAGGGCACGGACACCATCCTGTGCGATCGTCTTGCGAGCACAGTCCATTAAGCCGGAGTAAGTCCCTGTTGGAGCAGACTGTATTCTTGATTTCAAGACCTAATTATACGTAGATTCAGTTGACTGAATACCAAAACAATATGCGAAGCTTACATCCGGAGGAATTGCCAAAGCCCACATGGCCACACCTGCAGTTCCTCCAGCAACGATAATAGCACCTAAATTAAGCTCCGATGGGGAGGACCCAGCTGGAGTCAACGCTTTTTTAGTAATTTCGTATGCTGCAAAGTATCTATATTCAAGGTTAGCTCACGAATATTAATGGAAGCGAAACATACGCAGCACTTCCAGGACCGTCCCGAGCAAGCGTGGCTCCTGTACCGCGGAAAATACTTTTTATGCCTCCTTCTTTGTACAGATGCTTCAGAACATCGGTGACACCTGAATATTTGGTTTGTGAGCCTGCTTGACCTTGGACCTGGTGATAAACTTGATGAGGTCACGCGTAATGTTCCAAAGAAGCAGTCTACCTACCTGCAATAGGACTTTGGCACGTTCCACTGGTGCAGTAACTAATGTGGTAGGAACAGCAGACAGGAAACCAGCTGTCGCGAGCTCAGCAATGGATAGGGATTCGGAGGTCCGATTTGGTGTAAGCGCGAAAATTAACTGCTTCGACGCGTCATATGCCTGAAGATCCAAATGAGATCAGGTGGCCTGGATTAGCATAAATCTATGAAAATGTACCCAAAAAGATACAGCGAAGATGGGCGTAACACCCAACAACGGGGGCACCATACCACGGTACATGCTGCGAGCGAGAAGCCCATCAGCGTCAAGTCAATGCTTCTATATTGTCAATGACAAACCCTGCAATACCATCCTTAGCTAGAGTCTTCTTGACTACATCAATGGCTCCGGTGTATGCTCCAGGGGCAGCGGTCTGGAGTCTTGTCTTCGTCAGGTCAAATGGGTGACCTGTATATGGTCAGTGTATGAGGCAACAATGTGAGGATGTCACGGACCAACACAAACCGCAGCAACACCTCCAAACCCTCCTGCGATGAATGACTTTACGGATTCGGCCGCCGATACACGGCTCTCGTCTGGAGATGGTGCTTCGCTACTCTACTTCCGAGCTCAACGTTTATTCTCGGTAGTTGCGAGGACGCACATACCATTTTTTGGGATGCGCCGGGGGTATGGGGTGGGTCTGATGCAGGTGAAGAGACTGATATCGAGCGGGCAACCGAAAGATGGCTTGTCTTAACGTTCTCGGTATACATGACTAGCGGACCGGACTATCTCCTGTTTTCACATGTATTATGCCCGATCAAACTCCTCAGCGCAAGTTATGCCCACAAGAAATTCATATATTCGTACATAAGTATTAGTAGATTACCGTTGAGAGTTAAAAATTACAGGTGTCGTCTAGGACCAATGGAAAACACGTTCTATGCTGCAAATTATTTCTATGAATCATCATCGCGCCCAAACCCTCCCACTGGTTCATAGGTCGCTTCCGTTGTATCTCGCCTCCACACCAGCCTCACTCCGTAGAAGAACGTACATATAGCCACTACACCTAAGCCGCCTACAACCGAAGGAGCCCAGTATTCGTACCACCATGACGGCTGGTAAGGAATCAACAACCGGTCAATTTGTATGACACCACCAGTACCGGTGCCAGTCGTAGATCGTCCCCAAGCCTGAACATGCGCAGAGTCGGCCTTGCCATCAGTGCCACGAGCACCCTTGATCCCGACAACATAATCATTGGTGTCAGTTCTCTTCTGGAAAACGATATCTCCATATGCGGATGCAGCTGAGTGAAGCGTAGAGTACGTTGCGTCATCAAAATCGAGGGGTTGGTTGTGATTGATAAATAAACGTGAATCAGAATCAAGTAAATCATTCTTTATCGACGGCGTTGGGATAAGATGCTGGGTGACAATTTTTTTCAGGCCCTCAATGTCCGAATATAACTGAGTGAGGTTGTACTGTTTAAAAGCATCATCAGTAGGACATAACAATGTCCAACCAACGTCGATGTACTGGTCGTCCGACCAAGGAGAGCCTTCTGGAGGTGCAGTACCGTTCAAGATCCACTCAAATCCGGCTTTGTTAACTAAAGTGGCCATTGTGCTTCCCTTTGCGGCCTTCACGAGCTTTCCTATAGTTAACTTGACCGACCGAGGAATCATAATATCCGATAATTCATGCACAACACCAGTTTGCGTGAGCAAATCCTGGGGGTAAATTTGAGCCCGAAGACCTGTCCATCCTCCGCTGGAACTAATAACAGGTGTACCGTCTGACTCTCGGTCAATTTTGACATCCGATCCCTCTAGGGTGGCAAAACTGTGTTGGGATCCGTTGACAAGTTGCCGTGAATATTGCACGGAGTTCAAGGCGTGATGCATAATAACACTTTCAAGGTCTTCTTTTGAAGAAGGGGCCAAAAGATGTGCGCTAACCAACAGGCCGAGACGAGTGAATGCCTCATTGCGAGGGATTAGGAGGGATGTAGTAGGGGCTTTCCTCAATATCTCCGCCTTTGACGTCGAAAATATAGCTgccaggaaagaagaaaggctCAAAGATGGTAATGCTGCTTGCAAGGCATCCGGCGGTGGAATTAAAGGACGCGACACGAAGTAAACCATTGTATCATATATTTCCACTGATGGCTGTCAGCTCAGAGCTCTGTGATGAACAATGAAGACTTACCAGGATCTCCTATAATGCCAGCCCCACCAAACCTTATAACTTTTTCTCCGGATTTCTTCTTGTCGTCGGAATGAACTTCAATGGACATGACTTGGCGGCCACCATTCAGGCCCGGTTCCTCAAGCGCTGTTTCCAGAAGGCTTCCGTTCTTCAACTTATTGGTTGTCCACTTTCCTGGGATAAAGTGATACTGTAGTAGTCGCTTCAACTCCTCTGAACCTGGTTCTGGGAATTCAGGGTCGTCGAAGATCGATATGATATCATCACTTGGAGCCAGGATGGTATATTTTGAATCCGTGTCGTTGATCAAGCCAACAAGATCAACCGAATGGAGAAGGGACACAAATTTCTTGCAATTAAGAGCCAGTAGATATTTCTCGGGGGTCAGCTTAAGGATTTCTGGAGGGAATAGAAGAGCTGACACGAGGTGCAAAACCCCATTCGACGCGTAAATGTCTGGCTCTATCAACATGGCATCTTGAATTTTGACCCCTTCTGGAGTGTTCACGATGTCTAATGTTGTACCCTTGATAGTTGTCACTGTCAAAAGATTGGTAATGGTTAAGAAAATTGAGGGGGCAGTAGTATCACGTACAGGTTCGAGAGGACTCAAAGGAGTCGGACCAAATGACATGATCATTCACGACGGCATGCATATCCAATATACGATTCAAGTCCTCTGAAGCGAATTCGCTTTCCAGATACATCCGTTCAACTGGGTGAAATGCATCCCATGCGTTGTCTAGCGGAAGAAATAGGGTCATTTCAGACGTCGCGTTGAGCCGCCGTAAAATTTCGGAGGTGGCAATCTTCTGAAAATAAGATATAGATGGATGTTGTGAGATAACAGTGGCTGGTACACAACGAGTTACATTTCAGTCATCTCAGATAACAATGAATGCACACCTAAGTCCGGTGGTGGTTCTAATACTTCTGCAATCCCCAACAGGATACCATTGCCTGCGTCTTGGACTCCTTTCACAATCTTTGCTCCATTCTTTCCAAAGGCATCAACACCAATATTTGCACTATCTTGATGCGAGGCTAGGCGGAGTCTCTGCGGCTCACCACCAAGTGTGCCTCCAGGGATGGGCAACCATGGTGGATGTGGGGGAGGTTCTCGGGAAGGTGGATCCACGGGCTTTCTGGGGTAAAGTAACGTCTTGTACTGAGTAACCTTTTCGTCTGTTGGAAGCGCCGCAAGCGTTTCATTAAGCAAGTGATAAAGAAGTTGCTGCCTTAGCTGTTCCTGGATGTTGTCGGGGACGAAATGCTCGCCGTTTTGAAGTACATCAGACCACAAAGGGTTGGTTAACGAATGCCTCTTGATAGCATCGTTTGTTGGGGCAAATAATGTAGTTCCGTTGAGCCTGTTCAATGTAGGGATGAGGCGAGCACGCTGAAGCAATCGTAACAAAGAACTATAGTCGGGATCTGCACCCAAGGCATCAACCAGAGTCATGGAAAACGGCGCAATGAATTTCCATGGTTCTTGAGAAGGCAAGGCAATTGTAGACTGTATAGACGCCAGCAACGCCAGCGGCAAACAGGCTGCTAAGAGCATGGTGGAAACGAGACAGACGATGTAGTTGCAATTAGCTGCGCGGCGGCATTGGGGAAACGAACGAGGTCCATTGCCAGGAACCTTATGACATGATCCCACGTGATATACTTGAAGTGTTCATTCCATTCCGGTGTACGTACCAAGTTGGTACCAAGTCCCTTAGTTCTCCTCATGATATGCTCGGGATCCACCAGACTCTTACGGGGTACCCTGCGGAAGGTGTCCAATACCTTGTGCGCGGACGAGACGCTTTCCTTGTGAGACTTGTTCGTTTCATCATCCCAGTTGTGCTCATGGCCCTGGCCTGTAGCTCTACCCCTCTGCAGATGCAGTTATCATTCTAAATGCCCATACGCTCGCTCTAGTTCGCGTTCTTGCCTTTTGGGAGGCATTCCCGGGGTTGAGGCACTGCGGAGAGAAGATATCCTGCTTATCCGTTGACTCTGGCATGAAGCTTGTGCGTTTGTTTTGGTGCGACCCTTGAACTGGCTCATCGAATAATCTTGTAGATTGTCGCGTCAATGAAATCAAAGCTTGCCGCTTGGTCTCTCTCTGATATCCAAGAAGGAACGTGGCGTATACACTCCACACTTGTACTTCCCGAAGGCCATAATGTCATGACGCTCGACAATAAAGCTGGTACATCCGCCGCTTTGAATGCTGACGCGTTCTGACGTTTGCTAGGACTGCTCGCTGTTGGTTGTGAGAAACAATTATCTATATACACTCTGGTGTTAGAAAATGAACTTCCAACTTGGTCCAAGAAGTGGACAGTCGGGTTCGTGGGCTTACCTCATGGTTGTAAATGTGTTGACTTTTAGTAATGATATAGAACACCTACACCCATTCTACTGAATTTTGCGCCTTCATTGATGTATATTGCAACTGCATCTAAAGTGTGTGATTCATTCAGTGGAGATGGTTTTCCAATATTCCTTTGACTGAATACCTCGATCAGAAAGATAACTCTGTCCGCCTGTATTCTACCACTTCCGGTCTCCAGACTCAAATAATTCCTCATCCACTCCCCGTCTTGAAAATATCATGGAGACGTTCTCAGGCCACAAGTCGGTGCGTTTGATTTAATTTGGTTGAATGGCATTTTTCATGACTGAAGTATCTGTAGTGATGATTTTATCCTCTACTCTGTTACATCAGATGCGACATTGCGTATATTTTTTCCTGTCTTAGATGCCCCCGACTATCTACAACTACACGCTTCACTTGACATCTACGCGTCCTTGCCCTTACATGTTGTCAATCAATTAAAGTCCTCGGAATCTTCTGTGTTCTGGCTAGACCGTAGGGCGACCGAGAAGGTCCTTGACTATGTTCTACTTGATTCAGCGCAAGTCGACGAGGCACACAAGAAAAGGATTAAAGAAATTAAAGACGACGGTTGGGACCTATTCCTCAGAATCCTTACTGATGGATCCATAGTTGTTACTGGGGTGGCGGTGAGTTTTCATTACAGCCGCTAGTGCCCTTTTAATTACTCCCCTGTTAGAATATAGACCGGCGACCGCCAACCCTCCTGCAACATTTCACACTACAGCAATCTCAACCTTCGATTTTCTCAACTCCGCCTACATATTTATATGTTCTTCCTAATCCTGATCCAAGTCTTCTAACAATGATCACAACTCCGCCGCTCATGTCGTTGGATTTATCACCGCTCACCTTCTTCGATGCTCGATCGCAAGGATTGAAAATAAAGTCATCGTGTTTAGAGCGCATAGCTGAAGAGGAATGTGAGATCATACGATTTATTCGTACTCCAGAAGGCAGAGGTGTTGGTGCTCTTCGTTCAGGTGGCCGCGGAGAAGCATGGCAGATTCATGAACGCGGTACAAAGCTTGTTCGGGCCAATACATGGGATCAAGCAGATTTTGTGGTCGTTCTGGCTCATGGTATGCTGCAATAACATGTGTAGTCCATCAATATATTCATCCTTCTCAGGAAAACAGTTCGTCACCTATACAAAGAGTAGTTGCTCCCTGATCTTGCACTCATCACCTCCCCAAACCATTCTGGTCCCTAGCTTGGAGTCACTGTTCACCATTCCGTCACCATCTCTCTACGAGTTTATAATTGGCGTCACCACAGATTTCACCATTATCCAATTTGAAGTTACCGGCCTTCCCAGCTTGTCTGTCATTGGCCGGCAACAACTCCCTCTTGCACACACCCCAAAATTTATTTTGCCTGTAGATCCAATGGCGTGGGGTCACACGCAAGATTGGGCTGGTCATGATGTATTGCTCAGTATTTCCGAGGACGGTGAAATTGCCTTTTGGGTACCTGAGATCACTGCTGATGGTAGCTGGAGGTGTACTGGGAAAGTGCGCACCGGCAGGACAGGATTTCGAAAAGTTAGGTGCAGCTCTGCCAAGAAAACAGTTCTCAGTGAGCCTCT
Coding sequences:
- a CDS encoding Amino-acid acetyltransferase, mitochondrial; translated protein: MLPTELYTAILEKLDYLTLLKCMQVCTLFQSLILRTASLQYIIELAVAKQISGQASGISSSQRLELMKKHRFAWNKLIWSREVKIPMEGGGLWELFGGVLAQSKPDGALVFHQLPSDLRSIDIRTWTLGPDFGMLVRDFAMDPSQDLLVLIESPDWSLPDSALEYRVHLRSLSTGKPHPHAAQSTLHLSQEIRDIFVTYTIQIFQNLLAILFDPSSAGENEIVIWEWKKGVALMDIYSDDIVSFSLLSKDWVLFSVIDIFGSPHMEAINFTEEPCDRHDLQEVQHVYAFEYPELHLGVFCSNIEIRSDPSTAAPIDSTVPFAGDTTDFLLTVSLWLVINGAPRCILHFIPSSHLLSTINLHVQSSIMDSTFVWSDWGPEKTRMLFPNVNPSEIWVCYVSGTNFVISEPVSEGQPGYSVRLYDFNRLALEKDAKASHSDTEAPKGINLSPTVMEKNNPFEDEITTSLPFRTQTLVLEDAHTHCTALCSEDNIIVVDDFILSILRTNPSLRDARSYLASFGLRPQSQPTPSSATKVSSHNTPVDPSVSTSPSVAPLLDSPTPSPVIASILNPVYRRTALVKIQGPFSDKQLDSICRGLVYLEKLGLVSVIVVENEERPRGDQDERSSIIDDTMRIVTNLESQGSRARPVVGAVVRLGPKPEDASEIDLDPPETHTIPSDLIPIRSALSAGEIPVIAPFALDSFCRSVRVDANDVIAGLARGMVEASNLSNSSPIEDGQVKFSGEVDLTPLRLMIIDRNGGVPSYARSGYPHLLINLTSEYQHIHDTFNDQWLHMNPSALSNLSLARQCLNYMPASSSAIMVSHKSPSSLIGNLITNKPAVSSSLPHALLQGNRKLTPHTPTLLRRGVPIQVLRTLKDLDKAKMTTLLEQSFGRKLDQKAFYGRLEKALDFVIVAGDYVGAAIVTNEPSLNGLKPISYLDKFAVLPSHQGDGTVDFLWVALHDESYGLGHPFSANPNGGKGGIGEGRDLVWRSRSNNPVNKWYFERSSGHVRMGEWVLFWCDAEKRLKIEEGRRGSAGLSYVEDWEEGRLSDWGAVVLKIPSSWK
- a CDS encoding Mitochondrial carnitine/acylcarnitine carrier protein yields the protein MYTENVKTSHLSVARSISVSSPASDPPHTPGASQKMSSEAPSPDESRVSAAESVKSFIAGGFGGVAAVCVGHPFDLTKTRLQTAAPGAYTGAIDVVKKTLAKDGIAGMYRGMVPPLLGVTPIFAVSFWAYDASKQLIFALTPNRTSESLSIAELATAGFLSAVPTTLVTAPVERAKVLLQVQGQAGSQTKYSGVTDVLKHLYKEGGIKSIFRGTGATLARDGPGSAAYFAAYEITKKALTPAGSSPSELNLGAIIVAGGTAGVAMWALAIPPDVLKSRIQSAPTGTYSGLMDCARKTIAQDGVRALWKGFGPAMARAFPANAATFLGVEASRKLMDGFF
- a CDS encoding FAS1 domain-containing protein fsc1, producing MLLAACLPLALLASIQSTIALPSQEPWKFIAPFSMTLVDALGADPDYSSLLRLLQRARLIPTLNRLNGTTLFAPTNDAIKRHSLTNPLWSDVLQNGEHFVPDNIQEQLRQQLLYHLLNETLAALPTDEKVTQYKTLLYPRKPVDPPSREPPPHPPWLPIPGGTLGGEPQRLRLASHQDSANIGVDAFGKNGAKIVKGVQDAGNGILLGIAEVLEPPPDLATVISQHPSISYFQKIATSEILRRLNATSEMTLFLPLDNAWDAFHPVERMYLESEFASEDLNRILDMHAVVNDHVIWSDSFESSRTLTTIKGTTLDIVNTPEGVKIQDAMLIEPDIYASNGVLHLVSALLFPPEILKLTPEKYLLALNCKKFVSLLHSVDLVGLINDTDSKYTILAPSDDIISIFDDPEFPEPGSEELKRLLQYHFIPGKWTTNKLKNGSLLETALEEPGLNGGRQVMSIEVHSDDKKKSGEKVIRFGGAGIIGDPAIFSTSKAEILRKAPTTSLLIPRNEAFTRLGLLVSAHLLAPSSKEDLESVIMHHALNSVQYSRQLVNGSQHSFATLEGSDVKIDRESDGTPVISSSGGWTGLRAQIYPQDLLTQTGVVHELSDIMIPRSVKLTIGKLVKAAKGSTMATLVNKAGFEWILNGTAPPEGSPWSDDQYIDVGWTLLCPTDDAFKQYNLTQLYSDIEGLKKIVTQHLIPTPSIKNDLLDSDSRLFINHNQPLDFDDATYSTLHSAASAYGDIVFQKRTDTNDYVVGIKGARGTDGKADSAHVQAWGRSTTGTGTGGVIQIDRLLIPYQPSWWYEYWAPSVVGGLGVVAICTFFYGVRLVWRRDTTEATYEPVGGFGRDDDS